In one window of Gossypium hirsutum isolate 1008001.06 chromosome A01, Gossypium_hirsutum_v2.1, whole genome shotgun sequence DNA:
- the LOC107886803 gene encoding uncharacterized protein, with the protein MALANGFHALCTRPTPILPIVAASFPYPLPTSFGMPTKCLPLVLQAKRKTNVMLSQCFAAKNELSEVDNGGDDVKVEEMEESSETLLYSFTPLPLLVLAALPGAGNVRSLFGPFVELVKSWNLPDWLVHWGHPGNMAVVLFAMGGCGTYLGFRIRYSDDVEEKAKAKDLHPKLLGGMFFFFALGATGGVTSLLTSDKPIFESTHAVTGFIGLTLLTIQTILPTLFEGKPGLRNVHGILGSGIMALFLIHAALGLQLGLSY; encoded by the exons ATGGCTTTGGCAAATGGATTCCATGCCTTATGTACAAGGCCTACCCCTATCCTCCCTATTGTTGCAGCTTCATTTCCTTATCCCTTGCCTACCTCTTTTGGCATGCCCACCAAGTGTTTGCCTTTAGTATTGCAAgcaaaaagaaagacaaatgttATGCTCAGTCAATGTTTTGCTGCAAAAAATGAGCTTAGTGAAGTTGATAATGGAGGAGATGATGTGAAAGTGGAAGAAATGGAGGAGTCTAGTGAAACATTATTGTACTCTTTCACTCCTTTGCCTTTACTAGTTTTGGCTGCTCTTCCTGGAG CTGGGAATGTAAGGTCTCTCTTTGGtccttttgttgagctagtgaaATCATGGAATCTACCTGATTGGCTTGTCCATTGGGGGCACCCAGGCAATATG GCAGTTGTGCTTTTTGCCATGGGAGGGTGTGGAACATATCTAGGCTTCCGCATTCGTTATTCCGATGATGTG GAGGAAAAGGCCAAGGCTAAAGATTTGCACCCAAAGCTTCTAGGTGGTATGTTTTTCTTCTTTGCTTTAGGAGCAACAGGTGGAGTAACATCTCTTTTAACTTCAGACAAACCTATTTTTGAAAG TACACATGCTGTTACAGGTTTCATTGGTCTTACCCTATTGACAATCCAAACCATTCTGCCAACATTGTTTGAG GGTAAACCTGGATTGAGAAATGTGCATGGGATTTTAGGCAGTGGGATAATGGCATTGTTTCTTATCCATGCTGCTCTTGGACTTCAACTTGGCCTTAGTTATTGA
- the LOC107886802 gene encoding serine/threonine protein phosphatase 2A 57 kDa regulatory subunit B' beta isoform, with translation MFKKIIKGGHKKHSKSDSIDGSLHGYGLPGSGHHVSGTNSSVVVNYASRPGHNSKSSNPCPRTTLPPMFAVEPLPLFKDVAVSDRQNLFLRKLQICCFRLDFSNTLKLVREKEIKRQTLLELVDFIQAGSGKITERCQEEMIKMVVVNIFRCLPPASHENTGQEAKDPEDEEPYLEPSWPHLQLVYELLLRYIVSSDTDTKVAKKYIDHTFVSKLIDLFGSEDPREREYLRMILHRIYGKFMVHRPLIRKAINNIFYRFIYETQRHSGIGELLEILGSIIHGFTLPMKEEHKLFLVRVLIPLHKPKAVSTYHQQLSYCVVQFVEKDYKLADKVIRGLLKYWPMINCQKEVLFLGELEEVLEATQTAEFQRCIVPLFRQIARCLNSAHFQVSERALFLWNNEHIVGLIAHNRRVILPIIFEALERNIQHHWNEDIHGLTANVLKMFLEMDAELFDECEARFAEKKAKARDLEEQREMIWKKLADAAAERGGDLMVTV, from the exons atgtttaagaaaataattaaaggaGGGCATAAGAAGCATTCGAAATCAGATTCCATTGATGGATCTTTACACGGGTACGGTTTACCCGGCTCCGGTCATCACGTTTCGGGTACGAATTCCTCTGTAGTCGTCAACTATGCTTCCCGGCCTGGACATAACTCAAAATCCTCAAATCCCTGCCCCCGTACGACACTGCCACCGATGTTCGCCGTTGAACCCTTGCCGTTATTCAAAGACGTAGCCGTTTCCGATAGGCAAAACCTGTTCCTGCGGAAATTGCAGATTTGTTGCTTCCGATTGGATTTCTCTAATACCTTGAAATTGGTCCGTGAGAAAGAAATCAAACGGCAAACGTTGCTTGAACTCGTCGATTTCATTCAAGCCGGGTCGGGTAAAATCACGGAGCGGTGTCAGGAAGAGATGATTAAAATGGTTGTAGTCAACATTTTCCGATGTCTCCCACCGGCGTCTCACGAAAACACGGGGCAAGAAGCCAAGGATCCTGAAGACGAGGAACCTTATTTGGAACCCTCGTGGCCGCATTTACAGCTTGTTTACGAGCTTCTTTTGAGATACATTGTTTCTTCAGATACAGACACCAAAGTTGCCAAAAAATACATTGATCATACCTTTGTTTCCAAGTTAATTGATTTGTTTGGTTCAGAGGATCCCAGGGAAAGAGAGTATTTAAGAATGATTCTTCATAGGATTTACGGTAAATTCATGGTGCATAGACCCTTAATTAGGAAAGCcataaataacattttctataggTTTATATATGAAACCCAGAGACATAGTGGTATTGGTGAGCTTTTGGAGATTTTAGGAAGTATTATTCATGGTTTCACTTTGCCCATGAAAGAAGAACATAAGTTGTTCCTTGTTAGAGTATTGATTCCTTTGCATAAGCCAAAAGCTGTTTCGACATATCACCAGCAATTGTCTTATTGTGTAGTACAGTTTGTTGAGAAAGATTATAAGCTTGCTGATAAAGTTATTAGAGGGTTATTGAAGTATTGGCCAATGATTAATTGTCAAAAGGAAGTTCTTTTCCTTGGAGAACTTGAGGAAGTACTCGAAGCAACGCAGACTGCCGAGTTCCAACGATGTATTGTTCCACTTTTCAGACAGATTGCACGATGCCTCAATAGTGCTCATTTTCAG GTTTCAGAAAGAGCTCTCTTCTTGTGGAATAATGAGCACATTGTGGGCTTAATTGCCCATAATCGGCGGGTGATATTACCGATAATCTTTGAGGCATTGGAACGGAATATCCAACATCATTGGAATGAGGACATTCATGGGTTAACAGCAAATGTGTTGAAGATGTTCTTGGAAATGGATGCCGAGTTGTTCGATGAGTGCGAGGCACGGTTTGCAGAGAAAAAAGCCAAAGCCAGAGATTTGGAAGAGCAACGAGAAATGATATGGAAAAAACTAGCGGATGCAGCAGCGGAAAGAGGTGGAGACCTTATGGTTACAGTCTAA
- the LOC107886804 gene encoding protein PTST homolog 3, chloroplastic isoform X2: MAALFQFPTFISFSSHKPIFSSKPQQWISWKTHEFRPRRSLKICAFSIKRPRSGRKVKSNEELCNDIREFVAEVGLPEGHVPSFKELSQHGRNDLANIVRRRGYKLIQKLLSSSPETDGLIADTSVVQKHNANSDSEDTFEGQYLKRENAIEVVPLSTKVFNMENKLVAEDIDSDNHNCMRETTVYTSGDQMEMESTVLEDVSASTLLPFEENYSGSLSVNLDQNSDDSSFMPEESPAMSILEEKVARFVQNGDLDAIEYTVNEKLNETNDEVATQSRTGSEDHSRNAYDAVFKSNGSATVAKQVAPPVAMDYLPWSYDKMEAQTLNSDDSREDLDSKTTGRDTIIEINHLKFLLHQKELELSLLKEQIEKEKIALASMQNKAETEIQKAQKLVSEKDAELLAAEESLLGLQEVQLEYTGDGEIVEVSGSFNGWHHRIKLDPKPSSTIKTPLESSKSKIWSTVLWLYPGVYEIKFVVDGQWTLDPQRESTTSSRICNNILRVDR, encoded by the exons ATGGCAGCTTTGTTTCAATTTCCAACTTTCATTTCCTTCTCTTCTCATAAACCCATCTTCTCATCAAAGCCACAACAATGGATAAGCTGGAAAACCCATGAATTTAGACCTAGAAGAAGCTTAAAAATATGTGCCTTTTCTATTAAAAGACCTAG GAGTGGAAGAAAGGTAAAGAGTAATGAGGAACTGTGTAATGATATAAGGGAATTTGTAGCTGAGGTTGGGCTTCCAGAGGGTCATGTTCCTTCCTTCAAAGAACTTTCTCAGCATGGAAG GAATGATCTGGCTAACATTGTTCGAAGGAGAGGATACAAGCTTATCCAAAAGCTTCTTTCGAGCTCACCAGAAACCGATGGACTTATTGCAGATACAAGCGTAGTTCAAAAGCACAATGCCAACAGTGATTCGGAAGATACTTTTGAAG GTCAATATCTAAAGAGGGAGAATGCAATCGAAGTTGTTCCTTTGTCAACCAAAGTTTTCAACATGGAGAATAAGTTGGTTGCAGAGGATATTGATTCCGATAACCATAATTGCATGAGGGAAACTACAGTGTATACTTCAGGAGATCAAATGGAAATGGAAAGCACTGTGCTTGAAGATGTTTCCGCATCAACTTTGCTCCCGTTCGAGGAAAACTATTCTGGGAGTTTGAGTGTTAATCTGGACCAGAATTCTGATGATAGTAGTTTCATGCCTGAAGAATCTCCGGCCATGTCAATTTTGGAGGAAAAAGTTGCGAGATTTGTTCAGAATGGAGATTTGGATGCAATCGAGT ATACTGTTAACGAGAAATTAAATGAAACTAATGATGAAGTAGCAACTCAATCAAGGACAGGAAGTGAAGATCACTCGAGAAATGCCTATGATGCTGTCTTCAAATCGAATGGAAGTGCAACAGTTGCCAAGCAGGTTGCTCCTCCCGTAGCAATGGATTATCTTCCTTGGAG TTATGACAAGATGGAAGCTCAAACACTAAACAGTGATGATTCGAGGGAGGATTTGGATTCCAAG ACCACTGGAAGGGACACCATAATTGAGATTAATCATCTCAAGTTTTTGCTG CACCAGAAGGAATTAGAATTATCCCTATTGAAGGAGCAGATTGAAAAGGAAAAG ATTGCTTTGGCTTCCATGCAAAACAAGGCTGAAACAGAGATCCAAAAAGCTCAAAAACTTGTCTCTGAGAAGGATGCTGAATTGCTTGCTGCTGAAGAAAGCTTATTGGGCCTACAAGAG GTGCAACTCGAATACACTGGAGATGGTGAAATTGTGGAAGTATCTGGTAGCTTCAATGGTTGGCATCATCGGATTAAATTGGATCCTAAGCCATCTTCTACCATTAAAACCCCCCTTGAATCAAG TAAGTCCAAAATATGGTCAACGGTGCTATGGCTTTATCCCGGGGTATACGAG ATAAAATTTGTTGTTGACGGTCAATGGACACTTGATCCTCAAAGAGAGTCAACAACCAGCAGTAGAATATGCAACAACATTCTCCGAGTTGATAGATAA
- the LOC107886804 gene encoding protein PTST homolog 3, chloroplastic isoform X4, whose amino-acid sequence MAALFQFPTFISFSSHKPIFSSKPQQWISWKTHEFRPRRSLKICAFSIKRPRSGRKVKSNEELCNDIREFVAEVGLPEGHVPSFKELSQHGRNDLANIVRRRGYKLIQKLLSSSPETDGLIADTSVVQKHNANSDSEDTFEGQYLKRENAIEVVPLSTKVFNMENKLVAEDIDSDNHNCMRETTVYTSGDQMEMESTVLEDVSASTLLPFEENYSGSLSVNLDQNSDDSSFMPEESPAMSILEEKVARFVQNGDLDAIEYTVNEKLNETNDEVATQSRTGSEDHSRNAYDAVFKSNGSATVAKQVAPPVAMDYLPWSYDKMEAQTLNSDDSREDLDSKTTGRDTIIEINHLKFLLHQKELELSLLKEQIEKEKIALASMQNKAETEIQKAQKLVSEKDAELLAAEESLLGLQEVQLEYTGDGEIVEVSGSFNGWHHRIKLDPKPSSTIKTPLESR is encoded by the exons ATGGCAGCTTTGTTTCAATTTCCAACTTTCATTTCCTTCTCTTCTCATAAACCCATCTTCTCATCAAAGCCACAACAATGGATAAGCTGGAAAACCCATGAATTTAGACCTAGAAGAAGCTTAAAAATATGTGCCTTTTCTATTAAAAGACCTAG GAGTGGAAGAAAGGTAAAGAGTAATGAGGAACTGTGTAATGATATAAGGGAATTTGTAGCTGAGGTTGGGCTTCCAGAGGGTCATGTTCCTTCCTTCAAAGAACTTTCTCAGCATGGAAG GAATGATCTGGCTAACATTGTTCGAAGGAGAGGATACAAGCTTATCCAAAAGCTTCTTTCGAGCTCACCAGAAACCGATGGACTTATTGCAGATACAAGCGTAGTTCAAAAGCACAATGCCAACAGTGATTCGGAAGATACTTTTGAAG GTCAATATCTAAAGAGGGAGAATGCAATCGAAGTTGTTCCTTTGTCAACCAAAGTTTTCAACATGGAGAATAAGTTGGTTGCAGAGGATATTGATTCCGATAACCATAATTGCATGAGGGAAACTACAGTGTATACTTCAGGAGATCAAATGGAAATGGAAAGCACTGTGCTTGAAGATGTTTCCGCATCAACTTTGCTCCCGTTCGAGGAAAACTATTCTGGGAGTTTGAGTGTTAATCTGGACCAGAATTCTGATGATAGTAGTTTCATGCCTGAAGAATCTCCGGCCATGTCAATTTTGGAGGAAAAAGTTGCGAGATTTGTTCAGAATGGAGATTTGGATGCAATCGAGT ATACTGTTAACGAGAAATTAAATGAAACTAATGATGAAGTAGCAACTCAATCAAGGACAGGAAGTGAAGATCACTCGAGAAATGCCTATGATGCTGTCTTCAAATCGAATGGAAGTGCAACAGTTGCCAAGCAGGTTGCTCCTCCCGTAGCAATGGATTATCTTCCTTGGAG TTATGACAAGATGGAAGCTCAAACACTAAACAGTGATGATTCGAGGGAGGATTTGGATTCCAAG ACCACTGGAAGGGACACCATAATTGAGATTAATCATCTCAAGTTTTTGCTG CACCAGAAGGAATTAGAATTATCCCTATTGAAGGAGCAGATTGAAAAGGAAAAG ATTGCTTTGGCTTCCATGCAAAACAAGGCTGAAACAGAGATCCAAAAAGCTCAAAAACTTGTCTCTGAGAAGGATGCTGAATTGCTTGCTGCTGAAGAAAGCTTATTGGGCCTACAAGAG GTGCAACTCGAATACACTGGAGATGGTGAAATTGTGGAAGTATCTGGTAGCTTCAATGGTTGGCATCATCGGATTAAATTGGATCCTAAGCCATCTTCTACCATTAAAACCCCCCTTGAATCAAG ATAA
- the LOC107886804 gene encoding protein PTST homolog 3, chloroplastic isoform X1 translates to MAALFQFPTFISFSSHKPIFSSKPQQWISWKTHEFRPRRSLKICAFSIKRPRSGRKVKSNEELCNDIREFVAEVGLPEGHVPSFKELSQHGRNDLANIVRRRGYKLIQKLLSSSPETDGLIADTSVVQKHNANSDSEDTFEGQYLKRENAIEVVPLSTKVFNMENKLVAEDIDSDNHNCMRETTVYTSGDQMEMESTVLEDVSASTLLPFEENYSGSLSVNLDQNSDDSSFMPEESPAMSILEEKVARFVQNGDLDAIEYTVNEKLNETNDEVATQSRTGSEDHSRNAYDAVFKSNGSATVAKQVAPPVAMDYLPWSYDKMEAQTLNSDDSREDLDSKTTGRDTIIEINHLKFLLVYNFNHQKELELSLLKEQIEKEKIALASMQNKAETEIQKAQKLVSEKDAELLAAEESLLGLQEVQLEYTGDGEIVEVSGSFNGWHHRIKLDPKPSSTIKTPLESSKSKIWSTVLWLYPGVYEIKFVVDGQWTLDPQRESTTSSRICNNILRVDR, encoded by the exons ATGGCAGCTTTGTTTCAATTTCCAACTTTCATTTCCTTCTCTTCTCATAAACCCATCTTCTCATCAAAGCCACAACAATGGATAAGCTGGAAAACCCATGAATTTAGACCTAGAAGAAGCTTAAAAATATGTGCCTTTTCTATTAAAAGACCTAG GAGTGGAAGAAAGGTAAAGAGTAATGAGGAACTGTGTAATGATATAAGGGAATTTGTAGCTGAGGTTGGGCTTCCAGAGGGTCATGTTCCTTCCTTCAAAGAACTTTCTCAGCATGGAAG GAATGATCTGGCTAACATTGTTCGAAGGAGAGGATACAAGCTTATCCAAAAGCTTCTTTCGAGCTCACCAGAAACCGATGGACTTATTGCAGATACAAGCGTAGTTCAAAAGCACAATGCCAACAGTGATTCGGAAGATACTTTTGAAG GTCAATATCTAAAGAGGGAGAATGCAATCGAAGTTGTTCCTTTGTCAACCAAAGTTTTCAACATGGAGAATAAGTTGGTTGCAGAGGATATTGATTCCGATAACCATAATTGCATGAGGGAAACTACAGTGTATACTTCAGGAGATCAAATGGAAATGGAAAGCACTGTGCTTGAAGATGTTTCCGCATCAACTTTGCTCCCGTTCGAGGAAAACTATTCTGGGAGTTTGAGTGTTAATCTGGACCAGAATTCTGATGATAGTAGTTTCATGCCTGAAGAATCTCCGGCCATGTCAATTTTGGAGGAAAAAGTTGCGAGATTTGTTCAGAATGGAGATTTGGATGCAATCGAGT ATACTGTTAACGAGAAATTAAATGAAACTAATGATGAAGTAGCAACTCAATCAAGGACAGGAAGTGAAGATCACTCGAGAAATGCCTATGATGCTGTCTTCAAATCGAATGGAAGTGCAACAGTTGCCAAGCAGGTTGCTCCTCCCGTAGCAATGGATTATCTTCCTTGGAG TTATGACAAGATGGAAGCTCAAACACTAAACAGTGATGATTCGAGGGAGGATTTGGATTCCAAG ACCACTGGAAGGGACACCATAATTGAGATTAATCATCTCAAGTTTTTGCTGgtatataattttaat CACCAGAAGGAATTAGAATTATCCCTATTGAAGGAGCAGATTGAAAAGGAAAAG ATTGCTTTGGCTTCCATGCAAAACAAGGCTGAAACAGAGATCCAAAAAGCTCAAAAACTTGTCTCTGAGAAGGATGCTGAATTGCTTGCTGCTGAAGAAAGCTTATTGGGCCTACAAGAG GTGCAACTCGAATACACTGGAGATGGTGAAATTGTGGAAGTATCTGGTAGCTTCAATGGTTGGCATCATCGGATTAAATTGGATCCTAAGCCATCTTCTACCATTAAAACCCCCCTTGAATCAAG TAAGTCCAAAATATGGTCAACGGTGCTATGGCTTTATCCCGGGGTATACGAG ATAAAATTTGTTGTTGACGGTCAATGGACACTTGATCCTCAAAGAGAGTCAACAACCAGCAGTAGAATATGCAACAACATTCTCCGAGTTGATAGATAA
- the LOC121230411 gene encoding ACT domain-containing protein ACR10 isoform X1 has product MGILHDDVVIINQSKNEAEPSVITINCPDKTGLGCDLCRILLFFGLTIVRGDVSTDGKWCYIVLWVIPKPIIKWDTCRWELLKNRLIGTCPSCSSAFGISYYSSELPSSMVTDVFLIKLFCYDRKGLSHDITTVLCNLELNIKKVKVSTTPVGTVMNLFFVTDTRELLHTKMRQKETYEALVDVMQAAIISCNIEKVGPEVTACSQASPFLSSAITNDVVLCTSNNVSVTMDNSFSPAHTLVQIVCQDHKGLLYDIMRTLKDYNIQISYGRFYIKQGRKCEIDLFITQADGKKIIDPSMQRALSSRLQMELLRPLRVVVVSRGPDTELLVANPVELSSKRRPLGFHDITLALKMLNTCIFLAEIGRHVIGDQEWEVYRVLLDEGASLSTPRRKIEEGVWKLLMGWEQI; this is encoded by the exons ATGGGTATCCTACACGACGACGTAgtgatcataaatcaatcaaagaatgaAGCAGAACCCAGTGTCATCACCATTAACTGCCCTGACAAAACCGGTTTAGGCTGTGATTTATGCCGTATCTTACTCTTTTTTGGTCTCACCATTGTTAGAGGGG atGTGTCAACAGATGGGAAATGGTGTTACATAGTGCTTTGGGTGATTCCTAAGCCAATTATAAAATGGGATACTTGTAGAtgggaattgttgaagaacagaTTAATTGGGACTTGCCCTTCTTGTTCTTCAGCTTTTGGTATTTCATATTACAGTTCTGAATTACCGTCTTCAATGGTTACAGATGTGTTTCTTATCAAGCTTTTTTGTTATGATAGAAAAGGCCTTTCACATG ATATCACAACAGTTCTTTGTAATCTCGAACTCAATATAAAGAAAGTGAAGGTATCGACAACTCCGGTCGGGACGGTGATGAACTTGTTCTTTGTCACTGATACAAG GGAACTATTACATACAAAAATGCGGCAGAAGGAGACGTATGAAGCGTTGGTAGATGTTATGCAGGCTGCTATAATTAGCTGCAATATCGAAAAAGTTGGACCCGAAGTTACCGCATGTTCTCAAGCATCTCCATTTCTCTCATCCGCAATAACGAATGATGTTGTATTATGTACTTCTAACAACGTTTCCGTCACAATGGACAACTCGTTCAGTCCGGCTCACACGCTCGTTCAGATCGTTTGTCAAGACCATAAAGGTCTTCTTTATGACATAATGAGAACTCTGAAGGATTACAACATTCAG ATCTCATATGGACGGTTTTATATAAAACAAGGAAGAAAGTGCGAGATCGACTTGTTTATAACACAAGCCGATGGGAAGAAGATCATTGATCCTAGCATGCAACGTGCATTGTCTTCACGGCTACAGATGGAACTGCTTCGACCACTCCGTGTAGTTGTTGTGAGCCGAGGTCCTGATACAGAGCTTCTAGTGGCAAACCCTGTTGAGTTATCGAGCAAGCGTCGACCGCTCGGTTTTCATGACATTACCCTTGCTTTAAAGATGCTCAACACTTGCATCTTCTTG GCGGAGATTGGGAGACACGTGATCGGAGATCAAGAGTGGGAGGTATACCGAGTCCTACTCGATGAAGGAGCTAGCTTATCTACTCCAAGACGAAAAATTGAGGAAGGTGTTTGGAAGCTGTTGATGGGTTGGGAACAAATATGA
- the LOC107886804 gene encoding protein PTST homolog 3, chloroplastic isoform X3 produces the protein MAALFQFPTFISFSSHKPIFSSKPQQWISWKTHEFRPRRSLKICAFSIKRPRSGRKVKSNEELCNDIREFVAEVGLPEGHVPSFKELSQHGRNDLANIVRRRGYKLIQKLLSSSPETDGLIADTSVVQKHNANSDSEDTFEGQYLKRENAIEVVPLSTKVFNMENKLVAEDIDSDNHNCMRETTVYTSGDQMEMESTVLEDVSASTLLPFEENYSGSLSVNLDQNSDDSSFMPEESPAMSILEEKVARFVQNGDLDAIEYTVNEKLNETNDEVATQSRTGSEDHSRNAYDAVFKSNGSATVAKQVAPPVAMDYLPWSYDKMEAQTLNSDDSREDLDSKTTGRDTIIEINHLKFLLVYNFNHQKELELSLLKEQIEKEKIALASMQNKAETEIQKAQKLVSEKDAELLAAEESLLGLQEVQLEYTGDGEIVEVSGSFNGWHHRIKLDPKPSSTIKTPLESR, from the exons ATGGCAGCTTTGTTTCAATTTCCAACTTTCATTTCCTTCTCTTCTCATAAACCCATCTTCTCATCAAAGCCACAACAATGGATAAGCTGGAAAACCCATGAATTTAGACCTAGAAGAAGCTTAAAAATATGTGCCTTTTCTATTAAAAGACCTAG GAGTGGAAGAAAGGTAAAGAGTAATGAGGAACTGTGTAATGATATAAGGGAATTTGTAGCTGAGGTTGGGCTTCCAGAGGGTCATGTTCCTTCCTTCAAAGAACTTTCTCAGCATGGAAG GAATGATCTGGCTAACATTGTTCGAAGGAGAGGATACAAGCTTATCCAAAAGCTTCTTTCGAGCTCACCAGAAACCGATGGACTTATTGCAGATACAAGCGTAGTTCAAAAGCACAATGCCAACAGTGATTCGGAAGATACTTTTGAAG GTCAATATCTAAAGAGGGAGAATGCAATCGAAGTTGTTCCTTTGTCAACCAAAGTTTTCAACATGGAGAATAAGTTGGTTGCAGAGGATATTGATTCCGATAACCATAATTGCATGAGGGAAACTACAGTGTATACTTCAGGAGATCAAATGGAAATGGAAAGCACTGTGCTTGAAGATGTTTCCGCATCAACTTTGCTCCCGTTCGAGGAAAACTATTCTGGGAGTTTGAGTGTTAATCTGGACCAGAATTCTGATGATAGTAGTTTCATGCCTGAAGAATCTCCGGCCATGTCAATTTTGGAGGAAAAAGTTGCGAGATTTGTTCAGAATGGAGATTTGGATGCAATCGAGT ATACTGTTAACGAGAAATTAAATGAAACTAATGATGAAGTAGCAACTCAATCAAGGACAGGAAGTGAAGATCACTCGAGAAATGCCTATGATGCTGTCTTCAAATCGAATGGAAGTGCAACAGTTGCCAAGCAGGTTGCTCCTCCCGTAGCAATGGATTATCTTCCTTGGAG TTATGACAAGATGGAAGCTCAAACACTAAACAGTGATGATTCGAGGGAGGATTTGGATTCCAAG ACCACTGGAAGGGACACCATAATTGAGATTAATCATCTCAAGTTTTTGCTGgtatataattttaat CACCAGAAGGAATTAGAATTATCCCTATTGAAGGAGCAGATTGAAAAGGAAAAG ATTGCTTTGGCTTCCATGCAAAACAAGGCTGAAACAGAGATCCAAAAAGCTCAAAAACTTGTCTCTGAGAAGGATGCTGAATTGCTTGCTGCTGAAGAAAGCTTATTGGGCCTACAAGAG GTGCAACTCGAATACACTGGAGATGGTGAAATTGTGGAAGTATCTGGTAGCTTCAATGGTTGGCATCATCGGATTAAATTGGATCCTAAGCCATCTTCTACCATTAAAACCCCCCTTGAATCAAG ATAA
- the LOC121230411 gene encoding ACT domain-containing protein ACR10 isoform X2, with the protein MGILHDDVVIINQSKNEAEPSVITINCPDKTGLGCDLCRILLFFGLTIVRGDGKWCYIVLWVIPKPIIKWDTCRWELLKNRLIGTCPSCSSAFGISYYSSELPSSMVTDVFLIKLFCYDRKGLSHDITTVLCNLELNIKKVKVSTTPVGTVMNLFFVTDTRELLHTKMRQKETYEALVDVMQAAIISCNIEKVGPEVTACSQASPFLSSAITNDVVLCTSNNVSVTMDNSFSPAHTLVQIVCQDHKGLLYDIMRTLKDYNIQISYGRFYIKQGRKCEIDLFITQADGKKIIDPSMQRALSSRLQMELLRPLRVVVVSRGPDTELLVANPVELSSKRRPLGFHDITLALKMLNTCIFLAEIGRHVIGDQEWEVYRVLLDEGASLSTPRRKIEEGVWKLLMGWEQI; encoded by the exons ATGGGTATCCTACACGACGACGTAgtgatcataaatcaatcaaagaatgaAGCAGAACCCAGTGTCATCACCATTAACTGCCCTGACAAAACCGGTTTAGGCTGTGATTTATGCCGTATCTTACTCTTTTTTGGTCTCACCATTGTTAGAGGGG ATGGGAAATGGTGTTACATAGTGCTTTGGGTGATTCCTAAGCCAATTATAAAATGGGATACTTGTAGAtgggaattgttgaagaacagaTTAATTGGGACTTGCCCTTCTTGTTCTTCAGCTTTTGGTATTTCATATTACAGTTCTGAATTACCGTCTTCAATGGTTACAGATGTGTTTCTTATCAAGCTTTTTTGTTATGATAGAAAAGGCCTTTCACATG ATATCACAACAGTTCTTTGTAATCTCGAACTCAATATAAAGAAAGTGAAGGTATCGACAACTCCGGTCGGGACGGTGATGAACTTGTTCTTTGTCACTGATACAAG GGAACTATTACATACAAAAATGCGGCAGAAGGAGACGTATGAAGCGTTGGTAGATGTTATGCAGGCTGCTATAATTAGCTGCAATATCGAAAAAGTTGGACCCGAAGTTACCGCATGTTCTCAAGCATCTCCATTTCTCTCATCCGCAATAACGAATGATGTTGTATTATGTACTTCTAACAACGTTTCCGTCACAATGGACAACTCGTTCAGTCCGGCTCACACGCTCGTTCAGATCGTTTGTCAAGACCATAAAGGTCTTCTTTATGACATAATGAGAACTCTGAAGGATTACAACATTCAG ATCTCATATGGACGGTTTTATATAAAACAAGGAAGAAAGTGCGAGATCGACTTGTTTATAACACAAGCCGATGGGAAGAAGATCATTGATCCTAGCATGCAACGTGCATTGTCTTCACGGCTACAGATGGAACTGCTTCGACCACTCCGTGTAGTTGTTGTGAGCCGAGGTCCTGATACAGAGCTTCTAGTGGCAAACCCTGTTGAGTTATCGAGCAAGCGTCGACCGCTCGGTTTTCATGACATTACCCTTGCTTTAAAGATGCTCAACACTTGCATCTTCTTG GCGGAGATTGGGAGACACGTGATCGGAGATCAAGAGTGGGAGGTATACCGAGTCCTACTCGATGAAGGAGCTAGCTTATCTACTCCAAGACGAAAAATTGAGGAAGGTGTTTGGAAGCTGTTGATGGGTTGGGAACAAATATGA